One stretch of Variovorax sp. 54 DNA includes these proteins:
- the urtC gene encoding urea ABC transporter permease subunit UrtC, translated as MNFIKASIQRYQLGSLLLLVLLLAVVLPLSLDIFRLNLVGKYLTYAFVAVGLVMVWGYGGVLSLGQGVFFGIGGYAMAMFLKLEASDPITTKIQSTPGIPDFMDWNQITELPALWLPFKSLPLSLALVVLAPMALAWLVSFAMFKRRVGGVYFAIITQAVALICTVLIIGQQGYTGGVNGMTDLKTMLGWDTRTDSAKYILYYVCVGLLVLSILLCRWVQTSKLGTLLLAMRDKEDRVRFSGYDVSNFKVFTFCLAAGLSGIGGAMFALQVGFMSPSFVGIVPSIEMVIFCAVGGRMSLVGAVYGALLVNAGKTLFSESFPDLWLFLMAALFIGVTMAFPMGLAGLWEDTIKPWWASRRQALRDAAVKPPPAAVSAPSPVAAPQAEPALPEGIGRQRA; from the coding sequence ATGAATTTCATCAAGGCCTCGATCCAGCGCTACCAGCTCGGCAGCCTCCTGCTGCTGGTGCTGCTGCTCGCGGTGGTGCTGCCGCTGTCGCTCGACATCTTTCGCCTCAACCTCGTGGGCAAGTACCTTACCTACGCCTTCGTGGCCGTGGGGCTCGTCATGGTGTGGGGCTACGGCGGCGTGCTGAGCCTGGGGCAGGGCGTGTTCTTCGGCATCGGCGGCTATGCGATGGCGATGTTCCTCAAGCTCGAAGCGTCGGACCCCATCACGACCAAGATCCAGTCGACGCCCGGCATCCCGGACTTCATGGACTGGAACCAGATCACCGAGCTGCCCGCGCTGTGGCTGCCGTTCAAGAGCCTGCCGCTGAGCCTCGCGCTGGTGGTGCTCGCACCGATGGCGCTGGCCTGGCTCGTGAGCTTTGCGATGTTCAAGCGCCGCGTGGGCGGCGTGTACTTCGCGATCATCACGCAGGCGGTGGCGCTCATCTGCACCGTGCTCATCATCGGCCAGCAGGGGTATACGGGCGGCGTGAACGGCATGACCGACCTGAAGACCATGCTGGGTTGGGACACGCGCACCGACAGCGCCAAGTACATCCTCTACTACGTCTGCGTGGGCTTGCTGGTGCTGAGCATCCTGCTGTGCCGCTGGGTGCAGACCAGCAAGCTGGGCACGCTGCTGCTCGCCATGCGCGACAAGGAAGACCGCGTGCGCTTCTCGGGCTACGACGTGTCGAACTTCAAGGTCTTCACCTTCTGCCTGGCGGCCGGGCTCTCGGGCATCGGCGGTGCGATGTTCGCGCTGCAGGTGGGCTTCATGTCGCCGAGCTTCGTGGGCATCGTGCCCTCGATCGAGATGGTGATCTTCTGCGCCGTCGGTGGCCGCATGAGCCTGGTGGGCGCGGTGTATGGCGCGCTGCTGGTGAATGCGGGCAAGACGCTGTTCTCCGAAAGCTTCCCTGACCTGTGGCTCTTTTTGATGGCCGCGCTTTTCATCGGCGTGACCATGGCTTTCCCGATGGGCCTGGCGGGCCTGTGGGAAGACACGATCAAGCCCTGGTGGGCCTCGCGCCGCCAGGCCCTGCGCGACGCCGCGGTGAAGCCGCCGCCCGCCGCCGTGTCGGCCCCTTCCCCTGTCGCCGCGCCGCAGGCCGAGCCCGCCTTGCCCGAAGGCATCGGCCGCCAGCGCGCCTGA
- the urtB gene encoding urea ABC transporter permease subunit UrtB, whose product MTLSDMMNIGLMQGFAGLSLFAVLLLMGLGLAIIFGQMGVINMAHGEFMTIGAYSIFLAAQVTERMVPSFMPYYFPIAIGLAFVFAFIAGWLVEWALIRHLYKRPLDTLLATWGVSLGLQQVFRTFIGPKEVSPTLPEWLMGSWTPHEGLDIPINGLFVLALTALATGGVLIALHKSRWGLRVRATVANRTMANATGIDTQKTDRLTFAIGCGIAGVAGAAFTTIGSTGPTSGSLYIVDAFLVVTFGGAASLLGTVVSAFGIAQTQSISEFFMTGSMAKVLTLSLIVLILMMRPQGLFAVKVRR is encoded by the coding sequence ATGACTTTGTCGGACATGATGAACATCGGCCTGATGCAGGGCTTCGCGGGGCTGAGCCTCTTCGCGGTGCTGCTGCTCATGGGCCTCGGGCTCGCGATCATCTTCGGGCAGATGGGCGTGATCAACATGGCGCATGGCGAGTTCATGACCATCGGCGCCTACTCGATCTTCCTGGCCGCGCAGGTGACCGAGCGCATGGTGCCCTCGTTCATGCCGTACTACTTTCCGATCGCCATCGGGCTGGCCTTCGTGTTCGCCTTCATCGCGGGCTGGCTTGTGGAATGGGCGCTGATCCGCCACCTGTACAAGCGACCGCTCGACACGCTGCTCGCCACCTGGGGCGTGAGCCTGGGCCTGCAGCAGGTTTTTCGCACCTTCATCGGCCCGAAGGAAGTGAGCCCCACGTTGCCCGAGTGGCTCATGGGTTCGTGGACGCCGCACGAAGGCCTCGACATTCCGATCAACGGCCTGTTCGTGCTGGCGCTCACCGCGCTGGCCACGGGCGGCGTGCTCATCGCGTTGCACAAGAGCCGCTGGGGCCTGCGGGTGCGCGCCACCGTGGCCAACCGCACGATGGCCAACGCCACCGGCATCGACACCCAGAAGACCGACCGCCTCACGTTTGCCATCGGCTGCGGCATTGCCGGCGTGGCGGGCGCGGCCTTCACCACCATCGGCTCGACCGGGCCGACCTCGGGCTCGCTGTACATCGTCGACGCCTTCCTGGTCGTCACCTTCGGCGGCGCGGCCAGCCTGCTGGGTACCGTGGTCTCGGCCTTCGGCATTGCGCAGACGCAGTCGATCTCGGAGTTCTTCATGACCGGCTCGATGGCCAAGGTGCTGACGCTGTCGCTGATTGTTCTCATCTTGATGATGCGACCGCAGGGATTGTTCGCCGTCAAGGTCCGCCGCTGA
- a CDS encoding response regulator transcription factor — protein MQTPPSPPTESMSERPVVLVVDDAPSSLGMLCDTLEASGYTVLVAADGESALQRLELVVPDAILLDGLMPGLSGFETCRRIKANPALAHIPVLFMTGLSETAHVVEGFECGGVDYVVKPIRAQEVLARLHTHTRNARITRMARDAVDVAGMGVVFVDTRGRIAWRSPQAALWLHALEDPVAPGRLPASVEPALAPGASIAIGTATAMRLSVRNLGAAALGETMLLFAIQREGPAARLADAALTPRETEVLSWLAKGKTNRDIGEILGTSPRTVNKHLEHIFEKLGVETRAAAAALASGM, from the coding sequence ATGCAGACACCCCCCTCGCCTCCTACTGAATCCATGTCCGAACGCCCCGTCGTGCTGGTGGTCGACGACGCCCCCAGCAGCCTGGGCATGCTGTGCGACACGCTCGAGGCCAGCGGCTACACCGTGCTGGTGGCGGCCGACGGCGAGTCGGCCCTGCAGCGGCTCGAACTCGTGGTGCCCGACGCGATATTGCTCGACGGCCTCATGCCCGGCCTCTCGGGCTTCGAGACCTGCCGGCGCATCAAGGCCAACCCGGCGCTCGCGCACATCCCGGTGCTGTTCATGACCGGCCTGTCGGAAACCGCGCACGTCGTCGAGGGCTTCGAGTGCGGCGGCGTCGACTACGTGGTGAAGCCGATCCGCGCGCAGGAGGTGTTGGCGCGCCTGCACACCCACACGCGCAACGCCCGCATCACGCGCATGGCGCGCGACGCGGTCGACGTGGCGGGCATGGGCGTCGTGTTCGTCGACACGCGCGGGCGCATCGCCTGGCGCTCGCCGCAGGCCGCGCTGTGGCTGCATGCGCTCGAAGACCCGGTGGCGCCGGGCCGCCTGCCCGCCTCGGTAGAACCTGCGCTGGCGCCGGGCGCGTCGATCGCCATCGGCACCGCCACGGCCATGCGCCTGTCGGTGCGCAACCTGGGTGCGGCGGCGCTCGGCGAGACCATGCTGCTGTTCGCCATCCAGCGCGAAGGCCCGGCCGCACGCCTGGCCGACGCGGCCCTCACGCCGCGCGAGACCGAGGTGCTGTCGTGGCTCGCCAAGGGCAAGACCAACCGCGACATCGGCGAGATTTTGGGCACCAGCCCGCGCACGGTGAACAAGCACCTGGAGCACATCTTCGAGAAGCTGGGCGTGGAGACGCGGGCGGCGGCGGCGGCACTGGCGAGCGGTATGTAA
- the urtD gene encoding urea ABC transporter ATP-binding protein UrtD has protein sequence MSNTDFALAVEDLTVSFDGFKAIDDLTLYIDKSELRVIIGPNGAGKTTLLDLICGKTRASAGSIKFKNTELTKMAEHKRVRLGIGRKFQTPSIYENLSVFQNLEVSFPKGRSVFGALAFKCDDEVKSKVQAVAEDIGLADKLRTEAGLLSHGQKQWLEIGMLLMQEPELLMLDEPIAGMSARERELTADLLKRICQNRAVIVIEHDMAFVKQIAHKVTVMHQGKILAEGPMEKVQADPKVIDVYLGH, from the coding sequence ATGAGCAACACCGACTTCGCGCTCGCCGTGGAAGACCTCACCGTCTCCTTCGACGGCTTCAAGGCCATCGACGACCTGACGCTGTACATCGACAAGAGCGAGCTGCGCGTGATCATCGGCCCCAACGGCGCCGGCAAGACCACGCTGCTCGACCTGATCTGCGGCAAGACGCGCGCCAGCGCCGGCAGCATCAAGTTCAAGAACACCGAGCTCACGAAGATGGCCGAGCACAAGCGCGTGCGGCTGGGCATCGGCCGCAAGTTCCAGACGCCGTCGATCTACGAGAACCTCAGCGTGTTCCAGAACCTGGAGGTGTCGTTTCCGAAAGGCCGATCGGTGTTCGGCGCGCTGGCGTTCAAGTGCGACGACGAGGTCAAGTCGAAGGTGCAGGCCGTGGCCGAAGACATCGGCCTGGCCGACAAGCTGCGCACCGAAGCGGGCCTCCTGAGCCACGGCCAGAAGCAATGGCTCGAAATCGGCATGCTGCTGATGCAGGAGCCCGAGCTGCTGATGCTCGACGAACCCATTGCGGGCATGAGCGCGCGCGAACGCGAACTCACGGCCGATCTGCTCAAGCGCATCTGCCAGAACCGCGCCGTGATCGTCATCGAGCACGACATGGCCTTCGTGAAGCAGATTGCGCACAAGGTCACGGTGATGCACCAGGGAAAGATCCTGGCCGAAGGGCCGATGGAGAAGGTGCAGGCCGATCCGAAAGTCATCGATGTCTATCTGGGGCACTAG
- the urtA gene encoding urea ABC transporter substrate-binding protein, which yields MSRDSDPSSLDAMALRRRRLLQGAAALPVMGLSGLSFGQGQFPTAKVNTTKLAVTDTEVTVGQLHSSTGTMAISETGSIQAEQLAIDQINAMGGILGRKIKVIKEDGASDWPTFAEKSKKLLVNDKVAAVFGCWTSASRKAVLPVFEKENGLLYYPTFYEGLEQSKNVIYTGQEATQQIIWGLDWGAKEKKAKTFFLVGSDYIWPRTSMKIARKHIENFQKGSVKGEEYYPLGHTNFNSLINKIKVAKPDCIFAAVVGGSNVAFYKQLKAAGITGDKQFLLTLAVTEDEMTGVGGENFAGFYSSMKYFQSLDNENNKKFVAAFKAKYGKDAVIGDVTQAGYLGPWLWKAAVEKAGSFDIDKVVAGSPGIELKTAPEGYVKLDANHHLWSKARIGQGQLDGSFKVVAESAELIKPDPFPKGYQ from the coding sequence ATGTCGCGTGATTCCGATCCTTCCTCTCTCGATGCCATGGCACTGCGCCGCCGCCGCCTGCTGCAGGGCGCCGCCGCGCTGCCCGTGATGGGCCTGAGCGGCCTGAGCTTCGGCCAGGGGCAGTTCCCCACGGCCAAGGTCAACACCACCAAGCTCGCGGTGACCGACACCGAAGTCACGGTGGGCCAGCTGCATTCGTCCACCGGCACCATGGCCATCTCGGAGACCGGCTCCATCCAGGCCGAGCAACTGGCCATCGACCAGATCAACGCCATGGGCGGCATCCTGGGTCGCAAGATCAAGGTCATCAAGGAAGACGGCGCCTCCGACTGGCCCACCTTCGCCGAGAAGTCGAAGAAGCTGTTGGTCAACGACAAGGTCGCCGCCGTGTTCGGCTGCTGGACCAGCGCCTCGCGCAAGGCCGTGCTGCCGGTGTTCGAGAAGGAAAACGGCCTGCTGTACTACCCGACCTTCTACGAAGGCCTGGAGCAGAGCAAGAACGTGATCTACACGGGCCAGGAGGCCACGCAGCAGATCATCTGGGGCCTGGACTGGGGCGCGAAGGAGAAGAAGGCGAAGACCTTCTTCCTGGTCGGCTCCGACTACATCTGGCCGCGCACCTCGATGAAGATCGCGCGCAAGCACATCGAGAATTTCCAGAAGGGCTCGGTCAAGGGCGAGGAGTACTACCCGCTGGGTCACACCAACTTCAACTCGCTGATCAACAAGATCAAGGTCGCCAAGCCCGACTGCATTTTTGCGGCGGTGGTGGGCGGCTCGAACGTGGCGTTCTACAAGCAGCTCAAGGCCGCGGGCATCACCGGCGACAAGCAGTTCCTGCTGACGCTGGCCGTGACCGAAGACGAAATGACCGGCGTGGGCGGCGAGAACTTCGCGGGCTTCTACTCGTCGATGAAGTACTTCCAGTCGCTGGACAACGAGAACAACAAGAAGTTCGTGGCGGCCTTCAAGGCCAAGTACGGCAAGGACGCGGTGATCGGCGACGTGACGCAGGCGGGCTACCTCGGCCCATGGCTGTGGAAGGCCGCGGTGGAGAAGGCGGGCAGCTTCGACATCGACAAGGTCGTGGCCGGTTCGCCGGGCATCGAGCTGAAGACGGCGCCTGAAGGCTACGTGAAGCTGGATGCGAACCACCATCTGTGGAGCAAGGCGCGCATCGGGCAGGGGCAGCTGGATGGCTCCTTCAAGGTGGTCGCTGAATCGGCCGAGCTGATCAAGCCTGATCCGTTCCCGAAGGGCTACCAGTAA
- a CDS encoding TIGR04325 family methyltransferase produces MLSSLLAFPPRESAYKRKFLNNTDENLFMGSFESFEAAEAGAPPTKAVGYANADAGELYSPQIYFYDYPGLFWLGRSIDAGLTRVFDLGGHVGIKYYAFRRVLTYPDTLRWTVCDVPGVVESGRAMAVKREATAQLSFTTDYCDASGCDVLYVSGSLQYLPTRMDAILSSLAVKPRRIVMNTTAVHPERTIYTLNSIGVAVCAYRIQHHDELLADLARSGYRKRDVWRNEGKPIEVPFVDGGDKPYYAGCCFDLIV; encoded by the coding sequence ATGCTTTCAAGCCTGCTGGCCTTCCCGCCCCGCGAAAGCGCCTACAAGCGCAAGTTCCTGAACAACACGGACGAGAACCTCTTCATGGGGTCGTTCGAGAGCTTCGAGGCGGCCGAGGCCGGCGCACCGCCCACCAAGGCCGTCGGCTATGCCAATGCCGACGCGGGCGAGCTTTACAGCCCTCAGATCTATTTCTACGACTATCCCGGCCTCTTCTGGCTGGGCCGCTCCATCGATGCGGGCCTGACGCGCGTGTTCGACCTGGGCGGGCATGTCGGCATCAAGTACTACGCCTTCCGCCGCGTGCTGACCTACCCCGACACCCTGCGCTGGACGGTGTGCGACGTGCCCGGCGTGGTCGAGAGCGGCCGCGCGATGGCGGTCAAGCGCGAGGCGACTGCGCAACTGAGCTTCACCACCGACTACTGCGATGCGAGCGGCTGCGACGTGCTGTATGTCTCGGGCAGCCTGCAGTACCTGCCGACACGCATGGACGCGATTCTTTCCTCGCTGGCCGTGAAGCCCCGGCGCATCGTCATGAACACCACGGCCGTGCACCCCGAGCGCACGATCTACACGCTCAACAGCATCGGCGTGGCCGTGTGCGCCTACCGCATCCAGCATCACGACGAGCTGCTCGCCGACCTGGCACGCTCCGGCTACCGAAAGCGGGATGTGTGGCGCAACGAGGGCAAGCCGATCGAGGTGCCCTTCGTCGATGGCGGGGACAAGCCTTACTACGCGGGCTGCTGCTTCGACCTGAT
- a CDS encoding hybrid sensor histidine kinase/response regulator: MTSVSGQKIFRIRRDYNAWVANETLEDYALRYTPRSFRKWSEFRVANAAFGATSFLALEAIGGAIALSYGFSNALWAILVVGLITFLTGLPISYYAARHGVDMDLLTRGAGFGYLGSTLTSLIYASFTFIFFALEAAILALALQMYLDWPLWLLYLVSSIVIIPLVARGITLISGLQLWTQPIWIVLFVCPFIAVMVKKPELYADFTGLVGRTSDSSGFDPLMFGAAATVAFSLVVQIGEQVDYLRFLPEKTAANRGRWWTAVLVAGPGWIVPGMLKMMGGAFLAFLALQHEIPANHAIEPTQMYLTGFSYVLRDPAWVLGITVLFVVVSQMKINLTNAYAGSLAWSNFFARLTHSHPGRVVWLVFNVAIAILLMALGVFAALEHVLGFYSNIAIAWVGALVADLVINKPLGWSPKTIEFKRAHLYDINPVGLVAMLVAAALAMLAYSGALGQWARAFSPFIALATAMLVSPLLAWKTRGRYYLARTDIDRWTPGQSVKCSVCDNSFESEDMAHCPAYSAPICSLCCTLESRCHDRCKTDSRAAEQMSGWLQALLPPALSARLNFRVAHYLLVATSLIALLATVVGVVYAQEAIAGTIDSAMATAFLKVFALLSVIAAVAAWWVVLGSESRQMAQEESNRHNNLLALEIEAHRRTDAALQTAKEAAEAANQAKTRYVAGMTHELRTPLNSILGYSQILLKGGDAALPPREAVQTIHRSGEHMLGLIDGLLDLARIEAGRLQLEPSPLALPAFLDQVVQMVRPQAEAKGLAFVYTHAGRLPPWVHADVKWLRQILINLLTNAVRFTDSGTVTLHVDARREVLRFDVVDTGIGVAPQDRQRIFLPFERGAAGRRRGEPGTGLGLTITGLLTSLMGGELKLASTSSAGSTFSVRVYLREVADPGPQAGSREPVSGYLGERRTLLVVDDQPVQRQMLAGMLAPLGFTVREAASGTECLDSLREELPSAILLDLTMDDMDGWQTARSVRASGFAELPIIIVSANMFENQADRLRAAGCQAFVGKPVIESELIATLERHLGLEWLAIGDALPPPADPDATPQRPPLLALSEDDRADLMRLVQMGHVRGLHTALDRLAAASPAAAATCTWLRGMVTRFELDTLRNALAEDADTPLASY; this comes from the coding sequence ATGACATCCGTCTCCGGACAGAAGATCTTTCGCATCCGCCGCGACTACAACGCCTGGGTCGCGAACGAAACGCTGGAGGACTACGCGCTGCGCTACACGCCGCGCAGCTTTCGCAAGTGGTCGGAGTTCCGCGTGGCCAACGCGGCCTTCGGCGCCACCTCGTTCCTGGCGCTGGAGGCCATCGGCGGCGCGATCGCGCTGAGCTACGGTTTCTCGAACGCGCTGTGGGCGATCCTGGTGGTGGGGCTCATCACCTTCCTCACGGGCCTGCCCATCTCGTACTACGCCGCACGGCACGGCGTCGACATGGACCTGCTCACGCGCGGCGCGGGCTTCGGCTACCTGGGCTCCACGCTCACCTCGCTGATCTACGCGAGCTTCACCTTCATCTTCTTCGCGCTCGAGGCGGCCATCCTCGCGCTGGCGCTGCAGATGTACCTGGACTGGCCGCTGTGGCTGCTGTACCTGGTGTCGTCGATCGTGATCATTCCGCTGGTGGCACGCGGCATCACGCTGATTTCGGGGCTGCAGCTGTGGACGCAGCCGATCTGGATCGTGCTGTTCGTCTGCCCCTTCATCGCGGTGATGGTGAAGAAGCCCGAGCTGTATGCCGACTTCACCGGCCTGGTGGGCCGCACGTCGGACAGCAGCGGCTTCGATCCGCTGATGTTCGGTGCGGCGGCCACGGTGGCCTTCTCGCTCGTGGTGCAGATCGGCGAGCAGGTCGACTACCTGCGCTTTCTGCCCGAGAAGACCGCCGCCAACCGTGGGCGCTGGTGGACGGCCGTGCTGGTTGCGGGCCCGGGCTGGATCGTGCCGGGCATGCTGAAGATGATGGGCGGCGCGTTCCTCGCGTTCCTGGCGCTGCAGCACGAGATTCCAGCGAACCATGCGATCGAGCCCACGCAGATGTACCTCACGGGTTTTTCGTACGTGCTGCGCGACCCGGCGTGGGTGCTGGGCATCACGGTGCTGTTCGTCGTGGTCTCGCAGATGAAGATCAACCTGACCAACGCCTATGCGGGCTCGCTGGCGTGGTCGAACTTCTTTGCGCGGCTCACGCACAGCCACCCGGGGCGCGTGGTGTGGCTGGTGTTCAACGTGGCCATCGCGATCTTGCTGATGGCGCTGGGCGTGTTCGCGGCGCTGGAGCACGTGCTGGGCTTCTACAGCAACATCGCCATCGCCTGGGTCGGCGCGCTGGTGGCCGACCTGGTCATCAACAAGCCGCTGGGCTGGAGCCCGAAGACCATCGAGTTCAAGCGCGCGCACCTGTACGACATCAACCCCGTGGGCCTGGTCGCGATGCTGGTGGCGGCGGCGCTGGCGATGCTGGCCTACTCGGGCGCGCTCGGCCAGTGGGCGCGGGCCTTCTCGCCCTTCATCGCGCTCGCCACGGCGATGCTCGTGTCGCCGCTGCTGGCGTGGAAGACGCGCGGGCGCTACTACCTGGCGCGCACCGACATCGACCGCTGGACGCCGGGCCAGAGCGTGAAATGCTCGGTGTGCGACAACAGCTTCGAGTCGGAAGACATGGCCCACTGCCCGGCCTACAGCGCGCCGATCTGCTCGCTGTGCTGCACGCTCGAATCGCGCTGCCACGACCGCTGCAAGACCGACTCGCGCGCCGCCGAGCAGATGAGCGGCTGGCTGCAGGCGCTGCTGCCGCCTGCCCTGTCGGCACGGCTGAACTTCCGCGTCGCGCACTACCTGCTGGTCGCCACTTCGCTGATCGCGCTGCTCGCCACGGTGGTGGGCGTGGTCTACGCGCAGGAGGCCATCGCCGGCACCATCGATTCGGCGATGGCGACAGCATTCCTGAAAGTGTTCGCGCTGCTCTCGGTGATCGCCGCCGTGGCCGCATGGTGGGTGGTGCTGGGCAGCGAGAGCCGCCAGATGGCACAAGAGGAATCGAACCGCCACAACAACCTGCTCGCGCTCGAAATCGAAGCGCACCGCCGCACCGACGCCGCACTGCAGACCGCCAAGGAAGCCGCCGAAGCCGCGAACCAGGCCAAGACGCGCTACGTGGCCGGCATGACGCACGAATTGCGCACGCCGCTCAACAGCATCCTGGGCTACTCGCAGATCCTGCTCAAGGGTGGCGATGCGGCCCTGCCGCCGCGCGAGGCGGTGCAGACCATCCACCGCAGCGGCGAGCACATGCTGGGCCTCATCGACGGCCTGCTCGACCTCGCGCGCATCGAGGCCGGCCGGCTGCAGCTGGAGCCCTCGCCACTGGCGCTGCCGGCCTTTCTCGACCAGGTGGTGCAGATGGTGCGACCGCAGGCCGAGGCCAAGGGCCTGGCCTTTGTCTACACGCATGCGGGCCGGCTGCCGCCGTGGGTGCATGCCGACGTGAAGTGGCTGCGGCAGATCCTCATCAACCTGCTGACCAACGCCGTGCGCTTCACCGACAGCGGCACTGTCACGCTGCATGTGGACGCGCGGCGCGAGGTGCTGCGCTTCGACGTGGTCGACACCGGCATCGGCGTGGCGCCGCAAGACCGCCAGCGCATCTTCCTGCCTTTCGAGCGCGGCGCTGCGGGCCGCCGGCGCGGCGAGCCGGGCACGGGGCTGGGCCTGACCATCACCGGGCTGCTCACCTCGCTCATGGGCGGCGAGCTCAAGCTGGCGTCGACCTCGTCGGCGGGCAGCACCTTCAGCGTGCGCGTGTACCTGCGTGAGGTGGCCGATCCCGGCCCGCAGGCGGGCTCTCGCGAGCCGGTGTCGGGCTACCTGGGCGAGCGCCGCACGCTGCTGGTGGTGGACGACCAGCCGGTGCAGCGCCAGATGCTCGCCGGCATGCTCGCGCCGCTGGGCTTCACGGTGCGCGAGGCGGCCAGCGGCACCGAGTGCCTGGACAGCCTGCGCGAAGAGCTGCCCTCGGCCATCCTGCTCGACCTGACGATGGACGACATGGACGGCTGGCAGACCGCGCGCTCGGTGCGGGCCTCGGGCTTCGCCGAGCTGCCGATCATCATCGTCTCGGCCAACATGTTCGAGAACCAGGCCGACCGGCTGCGCGCCGCGGGCTGTCAGGCCTTCGTGGGCAAGCCGGTGATCGAGTCGGAACTCATCGCCACGCTGGAGCGGCACCTGGGCCTCGAATGGCTGGCCATCGGCGACGCCCTGCCGCCGCCGGCCGACCCCGACGCGACGCCGCAGCGCCCGCCCCTGCTCGCACTCAGCGAAGACGACCGCGCCGACCTGATGCGCCTGGTGCAGATGGGCCACGTGCGCGGCCTGCACACCGCGCTCGACCGGCTGGCCGCGGCCTCGCCCGCCGCGGCCGCCACCTGCACCTGGCTGCGCGGCATGGTCACGCGCTTCGAACTCGACACGCTCCGCAACGCACTGGCAGAAGATGCAGACACCCCCCTCGCCTCCTACTGA